A genomic window from Litoreibacter janthinus includes:
- a CDS encoding DUF4344 domain-containing metallopeptidase, whose protein sequence is MKRLIAAAVCLPLSALAEEPVVEEQTAFVEANLLAIFYHEMAHAVIDLMEIPIYGQEEDAADTMAVLLIDALYEEEVAQGIAYDSAFGYINDPDGTEEVAYWDLHGPDEQRYFNHVCLFYGAAPEDREELAEDLGLPPERAVSCSEEYEQAIDSWGQIFDELEDGKGGSSFTLRPAAENEPARIRPLIEQEVAALNRDFALPTPVEVRIEACDEANAFYDPESVSITLCTEFEPYLDELFQKLDLD, encoded by the coding sequence GTGAAACGACTGATCGCTGCGGCGGTCTGTCTGCCGCTATCGGCCCTCGCAGAGGAGCCGGTTGTCGAAGAGCAGACTGCGTTTGTCGAAGCGAACCTGCTGGCGATTTTCTATCACGAAATGGCGCACGCTGTTATCGACCTGATGGAAATCCCGATCTACGGGCAGGAAGAGGACGCCGCCGACACGATGGCGGTTCTGCTGATTGATGCGCTTTACGAGGAAGAGGTGGCGCAGGGCATCGCCTATGACAGCGCGTTCGGCTACATCAACGACCCAGACGGGACCGAGGAGGTCGCCTACTGGGATTTGCACGGGCCGGACGAGCAACGGTATTTTAACCATGTCTGCCTGTTTTACGGCGCCGCGCCCGAAGATCGCGAAGAATTGGCCGAAGATCTGGGACTGCCTCCTGAACGCGCAGTAAGCTGCAGCGAGGAATATGAACAAGCCATCGATAGTTGGGGTCAGATTTTTGACGAGCTGGAAGACGGGAAAGGCGGGTCAAGCTTTACGCTACGCCCAGCGGCCGAGAACGAGCCTGCACGTATCAGGCCATTGATCGAGCAAGAAGTCGCCGCGTTGAACCGCGACTTTGCCCTGCCGACACCTGTTGAGGTGCGGATCGAAGCCTGCGATGAGGCCAACGCATTTTACGACCCCGAAAGCGTTTCGATCACCCTTTGCACGGAGTTCGAGCCCTATCTGGACGAGCTGTTCCAAAAGCTGGATCTGGACTAG